One Oncorhynchus kisutch isolate 150728-3 linkage group LG13, Okis_V2, whole genome shotgun sequence DNA window includes the following coding sequences:
- the LOC116353039 gene encoding complement factor H-like isoform X2, which produces MFHSFHFYCIYHLINMKSSLTLLCLVVWMNVDASSAQTDQSQCGRIPVIPNTRKVPHSEVYNNEQTVTIDCKVGYTSETKTIKCKDGEWQTPLPACRLQGVPCDPPPKVENAIVNIPYQNKYREGFEVNYECRKSIEIEGHKKLTCENGSWTTPPPTCKQYCGKPEGAGRRMEIADQVLERYENGNQIDYTCISPYKGPGGKATCKNGEWHMPFECNASCPDPPPITNGDFTKEKRDVEGVITEVSYQCSRQFTLSSTGSIRCLNGKWQSPPKCLRSCEISTFDAEYNLQNLPKKDYTAHGEKKTIHCKKGYYHKYKRILPNIEKIEVKCDDGELQYGEHIPICSHRYS; this is translated from the exons ATGTTCCATTCTTTCCATTTTTACTGCATCTACCATTTGATCAACATGAAATCATCTCTGACTCTGCTGTGTCTGGTGGTATGGATGAATGTGGATGCTTCATCAGCTCAGACTG ATCAATCACAATGTGGCAGAATCCCTGTCATTCCCAACACAAGAAAGGTACCTCACAGTGAAGTCTATAACAATGAACAAACTGTTACAATTGATTGCAAAGTTGGATACACATCTGAAACTAAGACTATAAAATGTAAGGATGGAGAATGGCAAACACCGTTACCAGCTTGTAGAC TGCAAGGCGTTCCATGTGATCCTCCACCTAAAGTTGAAAATGCAATTGTTAATATCCCGTATCAAAATAAATATAGAGAGGGATTTGAAGTGAATTATGAATGTCGCAAGTCCATTGAAATAGAGGGACATAAAAAACTTACTTGTGAAAATGGGAGTTGGACAACTCCACCACCAACATGCAAAC AGTACTGTGGTAAGCCTGAGGGCGCAGGGAGGAGAATGGAGATTGCTGACCAAGTGCTGGAGAGATACGAAAATGGGAACCAAATAGACTATACATGCATTAGCCCATACAAAGGCCCCGGAGGAAAAGCAACTTGCAAGAATGGAGAATGGCACATGCCATTTGAGTGTAACG CAAGCTGTCCTGATCCTCCTCCCATTACTAATGGAGATTTCACCAAGGAAAAGAGAGATGTTGAAGGTGTAATTACAGAGGTGTCCTACCAATGCAGCAGACAGTTTACACTGAGTTCCACAGGCAGCATCAGATGTCTGAATGGAAAATGGCAGAGTCCTCCGAAGTGTTTAc GGTCTTGTGAGATTTCCACTTTTGATGCAGAGTACAATCTACAGAATTTACCCAAGAAAGATTATACTGCGCACGGTGAAAAAAAGACTATTCATTGCAAAAAGGGATATTACCATAAATACAAGAGAATTCTACCAAATATAGAAAAAATTGAAGTGAAGTGTGATGATGGAGAGTTACAGTATGGAGAACACATACCTATAT GTAGCCATCGTTATTCATAG
- the LOC116353039 gene encoding complement factor H-related protein 2-like isoform X1 yields the protein MSMFPPEIEGACINPTVMNGFIVQSNVRNVDPRNSKIYSSCNVGFKPSTRGWWGEATCTEGTWSGILECIDQSQCGRIPVIPNTRKVPHSEVYNNEQTVTIDCKVGYTSETKTIKCKDGEWQTPLPACRLQGVPCDPPPKVENAIVNIPYQNKYREGFEVNYECRKSIEIEGHKKLTCENGSWTTPPPTCKQYCGKPEGAGRRMEIADQVLERYENGNQIDYTCISPYKGPGGKATCKNGEWHMPFECNASCPDPPPITNGDFTKEKRDVEGVITEVSYQCSRQFTLSSTGSIRCLNGKWQSPPKCLRSCEISTFDAEYNLQNLPKKDYTAHGEKKTIHCKKGYYHKYKRILPNIEKIEVKCDDGELQYGEHIPICSHRYS from the exons ATGTCAATGTTTCCCCCAGAAATAGAGGGAGCATGTATCAACCCAACTGTGATGAATGGATTCATAGTTCAGTCAAATGTGAGGAATGTTGATCCCAGGAATAGCAAGATATACTCTTCCTGCAATGTAGGGTTCAAACCCTCTACCAGGGGTTGGTGGGGTGAAGCCACATGTACTGAGGGAACATGGTCTGGAATATTAGAGTGTATTG ATCAATCACAATGTGGCAGAATCCCTGTCATTCCCAACACAAGAAAGGTACCTCACAGTGAAGTCTATAACAATGAACAAACTGTTACAATTGATTGCAAAGTTGGATACACATCTGAAACTAAGACTATAAAATGTAAGGATGGAGAATGGCAAACACCGTTACCAGCTTGTAGAC TGCAAGGCGTTCCATGTGATCCTCCACCTAAAGTTGAAAATGCAATTGTTAATATCCCGTATCAAAATAAATATAGAGAGGGATTTGAAGTGAATTATGAATGTCGCAAGTCCATTGAAATAGAGGGACATAAAAAACTTACTTGTGAAAATGGGAGTTGGACAACTCCACCACCAACATGCAAAC AGTACTGTGGTAAGCCTGAGGGCGCAGGGAGGAGAATGGAGATTGCTGACCAAGTGCTGGAGAGATACGAAAATGGGAACCAAATAGACTATACATGCATTAGCCCATACAAAGGCCCCGGAGGAAAAGCAACTTGCAAGAATGGAGAATGGCACATGCCATTTGAGTGTAACG CAAGCTGTCCTGATCCTCCTCCCATTACTAATGGAGATTTCACCAAGGAAAAGAGAGATGTTGAAGGTGTAATTACAGAGGTGTCCTACCAATGCAGCAGACAGTTTACACTGAGTTCCACAGGCAGCATCAGATGTCTGAATGGAAAATGGCAGAGTCCTCCGAAGTGTTTAc GGTCTTGTGAGATTTCCACTTTTGATGCAGAGTACAATCTACAGAATTTACCCAAGAAAGATTATACTGCGCACGGTGAAAAAAAGACTATTCATTGCAAAAAGGGATATTACCATAAATACAAGAGAATTCTACCAAATATAGAAAAAATTGAAGTGAAGTGTGATGATGGAGAGTTACAGTATGGAGAACACATACCTATAT GTAGCCATCGTTATTCATAG